The genomic region GAGAAATATCCAAAAGAAGAGATTCCTACATCTAAGCAGTCGTGAACTTTATTATTCTCAATTAAAACATTGGTAAATCCTGAATTACCGTTATATGCTCCAATAACGATCCCGAATTCACGGAAACCATATACCTCGGTGTTAGTAACTTCAATCAGGTCTAATTTAACATCTCCGGGAAGGTCATTATAGAAGTATATCCCTGAATTGGTGTTGGTATTCATTCCGCTTCCTTCTATGATAAGATTATCAACCCTTATTCCCGAAGTGTTATAAGCATAAATACCGTATTCATTACCGGCATTGATCTTTGCTCGTCCGGTACCGTAAGAGGAGATTAATATAGGATTTGCACTATTATTCGCATCTCCAGAGTCCAGGTAAATGTTTCCAGAAAATTCTTCTCCTCCTTTAAATAGTACTTTATCTCCAGGATTGATTTTTAAATTGTTAAGCTTTTCGATGCTTTGCCAAGCATCATCAGGAGATAACCCAGTATTACCGTCATTCCCGCTTTTACTTATGAAATAGGTTTTATTAGGGCATGTACTATCGCTTTTGAATTCTCCCTCTATGCTTCCAAAGTTTTCATAGTTGAGATCAAAATTTCCCGCAAGTGTTGAGCATCTTTCCCCACTGGTTTGATTCGAAGTATACCTGTGTACGCCAGACCACTCCAGATTTTGATTAGTTCCATTTTCACCGCTCCTGTAAACACAGAAGGTATAATCTGAATTTGTAGTACATGTTTGTTGCGTAACAACCTTGGTTTCTTCAAGAGAAACTACCAAAGCCTGAATATTGATATTCGTAGTACCGTCAGCTGTCGTAAGCAGCATATTGAAGGTTCTTTCATCATTGTTAAGGACAATTCCATTAAGGGGAGAATCCTGGTCCTGGCAATTAGTGCATTTATAGGTTCCAGTAATAGGGGTAACACTGGTATTGGTCGTTTCTTCCGCTACGATAATGGTACCTTCCTGCTTTTTAAAAACTACATCGGAGATTATCGGTTCATTATTTTCATTTACTGTAAAATTAAAACTGAAATCTTCAGAATCGAATTTTGCAAGTACATCTGAGCTTTTAATAGGACCTTCTGATTGTTTTACTTCTACCACTTCAGCTTTAAATTTCTCACCACCGGCCAGGGTTATTATACCATAGGTGTCCTGATCCATTGATGAAATTTGATCAAGGTTTCGAGGTGCTTTTAATATAAAAGTTCCTCGATACTCAGATCTCGAAGTGGCAAAAATACCCTTATAGGTAGAAATCTTGCGGTCTCCCTCCTGTGTAAGGTCATTTTCATTAACTATCTGCTCTTCGTCCTGGATCAGATCATCTGGATCTGAGGAACATGCTGAAAAGATCACCAAAGTCAGGAATAAACAGGTAGTATTAATAAAAATCCTGATCCAATGGGATATTGAATTATAGCTAGTAGGGGTCATGTAGGTTATATGGTTTTAAGAATTATTCCTTCGGGACTTGAACAATCCTTAATTTTTAATTTAAATTTTCCTTCGCAATTACGTCATAAATCAGGTTAAATGCAAAAAAAATCGATGAAATGCATGTATTAAAAAATTGGTTAAGAGGGTTTTACAGTTAAAACCTCTGGAAACGACTGTAAATAAAGTGGTTTCAGAAGTTTGGTAGTTTTTATTAAGAAAAAATTAGATTATTTTTTATAGGAATTCCTTTTTCTGAAAATTTTTCGGGTAAAAAGTATTACGAGTAGGAGACTAAAAATTGCGAAAGGGAGTGAGGTTATAATAAGCAGTTTTTGCATCGCGGTAAGAACATTTGAATTTGGTTTTACCTGTCCTAAAATAATGATGGCTTCACAAAAGATCAAAATTAAGATTGCCCAGGCTAAACGATATCTTTTCCTGGGTTCCTGTTTTCCATTATCGGTAAACATGCTTAATACGAATATTGCCGAATCCACCGATGTTACCAGGAAACTAATAAGAAGTATCATTACAATAAAACTGGTGACGAATGGAAAAGGGTAAGATTCAAAAAAAACGAACATAGAAGTGAAAACATTTCCAAATTCATCGTTATAAGAATTCCAGCTCTCAATTAACTCAAATGCCGAAGTTCCAAATACACTAAACCAAAAGAAACTACCAATTGAAGGGATCAATAGAACACCTAATATCATCTCTCTTAGCGTGCGCCCTTTGGAAATTCTCGCGATAAAAATCCCTGTAAAAGGCGCCCACGCTAACCAGAATGCCCAATAGTAGTAAGTCCAGTCGGTTAGAAATTCTTTTCCAGGGTTATAATTTCCTGATGCCAGGCTAAGCGGAATAAATTCGAGGATATAATGGTAAAATGACCTGAAAAAATTGAGAAGGATCTCACTGATATTGCCAGTTAAAAAGACAAAGAGCATAAGAATGAGGGCAATATAAATATTCCAGTTTGATATTCTTTTGATTCCCTTACTAACTCCAGCCCAGGCCGAAAAGAAGGCTAAAGAACAAGTGAGGAATACTAAACCCATATTTTGCCACAATGAACCTGGCTGTCTGGACTCTATATGACTTAAACCTCCTTCAATTTGAGTAGTGCCCAGGCCAATGGCCGCGACAAGTCCTATTACAGTGGTAAGAATAGTTAGTATATCTATGAATGAGGGTAAAAAGCTGTTTTGTTTAAAAGCAGAAAACCCTGAGCTTAACCTTACATCAGACTTTTCCACGAAAATGGAATAACCAATAACCAAAGCAAAGAGGCCGTAAAATGCCCAGGCGGTAAAGCCCCACTGATAGAAGGTATACTCTAAAGAAATAATTTCCGGGCTTTCTCCAGTTGCGATAGGTGGATTAAGGTACATGAACACTGGCTCCTGAACAGCTCTTAATAATATACCAGCGCCCATTCCAGCCGAATATAACATGGCGATCCAGGAAAGCTTATCAAATTCCGGTGGAGATTTCCCCAATCTTATCTTTCCGAATTTAGAAAAAGCGACAATGAGTAAGAAAAAAACGCAACCCAATCCCAGCCATAGGTAAAAAGCTCCAAAATATTCCCTAACCCATAATGAGATTATTTCGATGCTATTGTAGAATTCATCGGTAAAAAGAATAATTAAAATTGAGCTTAGAAGAAGAAGGATCGCTGGGATCGAGAAAACTTTATTTTTTAGTAAAGTATTTAAAGCTAATTTCAAATTGGGTAGTTCTTAGATCATGAATTTAAGTTTTTTTCCCTCCCTTGGCAATTCTATTGATCATCCCTTCAAATATGAAGAAGTGAAAAGGATACATTGCGTACCAGTATGCTCTGCCTAATAAGCCTTTTGGTCTAAAAGTAGCATTTTGGTGTAGAACATTCTTATCGTCTATCTTAAATTCCAGCCAGGCTTCCCCCGGTACCTTCATTTCTGCGAAAAGCAATAATCTTTTTTCTTCTTTATCGGCAAGTAAGACTCTCCAGAAATCCAGGGAATCTCCTGCATTTATCTTATTCGGATTGGTTCTTCCTCTTCTTAGTCCCACTCCGCCGGCCAGTTTATCCAGGTAACCTCTCACTTTCCAAAGCCAATTTCCATAATACCACCCGTTGAGACCGCCAATGGCCCAAACGCGCTCTAAAGTTTCCTCAGGATCATCAACCTTCACAGATTTTTTATCCTGAAGGCAGCCATATTTTGGGATCTGAACATATTTATTAAGTTCTTTTCTAAACCTTCCGCTGCTTAAAGAATCTTTCCAGCTGGAGATCACCTCGTTTTGCTCGATCTTATAAAAAGCAAGTTTAATTGCCTCTTTATAGGGAATAAGGTCAATATTCAATAATTCCTGAAGACGGGTATCGCTAGTGATAACTTCTACAGACATGCTGTCCACAAGATTCTGGGCTAGTTTGTAAGAGGTTGAGGTGACAAAATATAACCAGTAAGAACTAAGTTTAGGAGACATGAAGGGAACCCCTATTATCCAGATCTTCAATCCGCGTACTTCGGCATATTGTTCCATCATCTCCTGGTAGGTAAGTACATCCGGTCCACCAACATCGAAGGATTTATCATAACACTTTTCGTTGCCAATCACTCCGGTGAGAAATTGTATGATGTTCCTTATAGCAATAGGCTGTGATTTGGTTTTCACCCATTTTGGCGTGACCATTACAGGGAGCTTCTCGCAAAGGTCTCTGATGATCTCAAAGGAGGAACTTCCTGAGCCTACAATAATGGCAGCTCTTAATACCGTGAGGTGAAATTTGCCCTTATAAAGGATCTCTTCAACAGCTTTTCTCGACTTTAAATGCTTGGAAAGTTTTTCTTCATTAATGATTCCGCTAAGGTAAATTACCTGATTCACCGAGGTTTCGGCCATCATCTTATTAAAGTTTTTGGCTGCTTCGGCTTCCTGCTTGTCGAAATCTTTAGTAGAAGCGGTCATGGAATGTATAAGATAATAGGCTACATCAATATCCTTTATCTTTTCGGGAGCTTTATGATCCTTCAGGAAGTCCAATTCAACGATCTCAACTTTTTCTTTGAGTTCTTCATTGGAAGTAAATCGGTTTTTGTTACGAACCGCGCAAATAACTTCATGGCCCTGCTCGAGTAATTGCGGCAGAAGCCTCATTCCTATATAACCATTGGCACCCGTAACTAATATGCGCATTTGAAGAATTTGAAATCAAATTAGAGATTTAATTCTTACTTTCACCCCAGATTAGTAAAACTTTATTAAATGAATAACGTGTTGAAATTTGTCCTCCTCATCATTGGAGTTGGACTTGTTGGATATGGAGTTTATAACCTGATAACACCAGAGTTTTCTATAGATGCGGGTCCGTTACAATTCGAAGCTCATGGTGATAATACCCAATCTTATGCCATGATCGTTTTTGGTCTGCTTTCGCTGGTTGGTGGATTGGCCTTTAATAAAAGGTAATTAGTTAAATACATTGTTAAGAATATTCATCAAAGATGAACTAATATATTCTACTCCAATCGCGATCACTATAAATCCTATGATCCTTGAGATCGCATTAATACCTGATGCGCCCAGTATCGCCACTATATAATGAGAACTTCTAAGGACAAGCAAGGTGGCCAGGCAAACTCCAAATATGGCTGCAACTGCGATTAGTTTATCGTTCCACGATTGGTATTCCTGGTAAAGCCCAATTAAAAATGAGATCGATCCAGGCCCTGCGAGCATTGGTATGGCCAGAGGGGTAAGGGAAACCCCGTCCCTCTGATAGGCATCTTCCTTCACCTTCGGTTTATCCATCCCTTTATGTTTTGAGAAGGAGCCAGTAAGTAGAGCAAAGCCGGAAGTCGTGATAATAAGTCCGCCGGCTATTCTAAGAGAATCAAGGCTTATTCCGAAGAAATTCAAAATATATCTTCCCGTAAAAAAACTAATAAGCAGGATTACAAAAATATTAACCGCAGTTAGAATTGAAGTTTTCGATCTCTCTGCTTTTGTATCTTCTTTGGTGAGACCTACAAATATGGGGACGGTTCCAAGTGGGTTAATAACAGAAAATAAAGCAGCGAAAACATAAATAAATAATTCCATTGATTTTTTCAGCAAAATTGCGTCAGCTTTTCCTGTGAAAAATTAAAATGAAATCATCTTTGCGTTAAACAAAACGCATCAAATACCTTAGTATGTAAATAAAAGATTATTACAGGTCTCCCACCTGTGTTGGTGCGTTATCTGATTTATAATCTATAATCTTTTTGAAGAATTTGTGGATTCCCGGTTTATCTGCCTTTACCTTGATAAAATGATGATCTTTGTAAATGCTGTATTCTTCAGATTTGCCTTTGTAAAGATTAAGTTTGTAATAGGGGATCACCAGAGCATAGGTTTCCAGGATAGACCTGAACATGACTATAATTCCATTATTGCGCATTTCAACATTACAAACATTAGCATTATTGTCTAAAATTAGCAGGTTGTAGATGTCGATGCTGGTAGAAGTGATCTGTAATTTTGGAGATCCTGTTCCTCTAAGTTTTACTCTTTCGAACAGTGTAAACGGCTTTCCCACCTCTTTGTTTATTTTGTCTGAGATCGCCGGGCGATTGTAGGAAATATTAATTAGCATTTCTTTTTTTCTAAATATAAGGATTTGAGCATAAAGCCTGGCTCTTGAAACTCCAATTCTTTTTATCTTTGCGCACTTAATTAGTGGAAATACGCCAAAAAGCATAGGAAAATGAATATCGAACAAATTCTTGCCTCAAAAGTAAACGAAGCCGTCAAGAAACATTATGAAGTAGAACCTGAAAACATCGAATTTCAGCCTACCCGCAAGGATTTTGAAGGTGATATCACTTTAGTGGTTTTCCCTATGCTAAAGCAGATAAAGACCAATCCGGCGCAATTAGCTGAAAATATTGGGAAATATCTTGAAAAGGAAGTAGATGAGGTTGCCACTTATAATGTTATCCAGGGATTCCTGAATATTGTGATCAGTGATAAGTATTATATCAACTTTTTTAATGAGGTAAAAGATAGAGAGGATTTTGGGATTCTTCTTCCGCAAAGCGATGCAAGCGGGATCATGGTAGAATATTCTTCTCCGAATACCAATAAACCACTTCACCTGGGGCATATTAGAAATAACCTATTGGGATATTCGGTTTCTGAAATTTTAAAAGCTGCCGGAAATGAAGTTTACAAAGTGCAGGTGATCAATGATCGTGGAATTCATATCTGTAAATCCATGGTGGCCTGGCAGAAATTTGGTAATGGTGAAACTCCTGAATCTACAGGATTGAAAGGTGATAAGCTGGTTGGGAATTACTATGTGAAATTTGACCAGGAATATAAAAAGGAAATAGCTCAGTTACAGGAGGAAGGAAAGTCTGAAGATGAAGCAAAAGCTGGAGCTCCAATTTTTGTAGAGGCTCAGGAGATGCTGAGAAAATGGGAGGCGAACAATCCTGAAGTAGTGAAATTATGGTCTACCATGAACCAGTGGGTTTATGACGGATTTGAAAAAACATACGATGCTCTTGGAGTTGATTTTGATAAGAATTATTACGAAAGCGAAACCTATCTATTAGGTAAGGATAATGTTCAGAAGGGCCTTGAAGAAGGAGTATTCTTCAAGAAAGAAGATGGCAGTGTATGGATAGATCTTAGTGATGAAGGCCTTGATGAGAAGATCGTTCTTAGAAGTGATGGGACTGCGGTTTATATGACCCAGGATATTGGTACGGCAATCCAGAGATTTGCAGATTTTGATATCAACCAGATGGTCTACACGGTTGGTAACGAGCAGGAATATCATTTTAAAGTATTGTTCTTAATTCTGAAAAAGCTGGGTTATGACTGGGCAGATGCTCTTTATCATTTAAGCTACGGAATGGTGGATCTGCCTAGCGGAAAAATGAAAAGCCGCGAGGGAACAGTTGTAGATGCCGACGATCTTATTAAAGAAATGGCTGAAACCGCTAAGAATATTTCAGAGGAACTTGGCAAGCTTGACGGATATTCAGAAACTGAAAAAGAAGAACTTTATCGAATTATTGGGCTTGGTGCATTGAAATATTATATTCTGAAAGTGGATCCAAGAAAACGTATTCTTTTCAATCCTGAAGAATCTGTAGATTTCCAGGGGAATACCGGGCCATTTATCCAGTATACTTATGCCAGGATTCAGTCCATTTTAAGGAAAGCAGAATTTGATACTTCAGCAGATCTTGCTAATGACTTCAGTTTCCATGAGAAAGAGAAGGAATTAATAAAGCAAGTTCAGTTATTTCCGAAGACCGTTGCTCTCGCGGCTGAAAATCATTCACCAGCTTTAATAGCCAATTATACCTATGAACTCGTGAAATCATTCAACTCTTTTTATCAGAATGTTCAAATTCTGGGAATTGAAAATGAAGCAGAAAAAGTTTTCAGAGTACAGTTATCCAATTTAGTGGCGAATGTTATCAAGTCGGCATTTAAGCTACTAGGAATTGAGGTTCCGGAAAGGATGTAACAGGATAAATGAATTCAGAATAACGAAGTGTGAATTTCGTCATGCTGAACTTGTTTCAGCATCTAAATTGAAAAGAAATGAATTTTGGAAGATGAACTTTATACTTCAGCTTCAAATCATTAAATTTGCAATTCGCTGCCTAGCAGCAATAGAATAAAACTACAGGAAAGATTATGTTTGATAATTTAAGCGATAAGTTAGATAGTGCCTTTCACGTCCTGAAAGGACATGGGCAAATTACTGAAATAAACGTTGCTGAAAGCCTTAAAGAGGTAAGAAGAGCGCTGGTTGATGCCGATGTGAATTACAAGATTGCCAAGGAATTTACCAATACGGTAAAAGAAAAGGCACTTGGGCAGAACGTATTAAATACTTTGAAGCCGGGACAATTAATGGTGAAGCTCGTGAAGGATGAGCTTACAGAATTAATGGGAGGTGAAGCTGAAGGTATTAATCTTTCCGGAAATCCTTCAATAATCTTGATGTCTGGTTTGCAGGGTAGTGGTAAAACTACTTTCTCTGGTAAACTGGCGAATTTTCTAAAGAACAAGAAAACCAAAAAACCTCTTTT from Gramella sp. MT6 harbors:
- a CDS encoding right-handed parallel beta-helix repeat-containing protein, with amino-acid sequence MTPTSYNSISHWIRIFINTTCLFLTLVIFSACSSDPDDLIQDEEQIVNENDLTQEGDRKISTYKGIFATSRSEYRGTFILKAPRNLDQISSMDQDTYGIITLAGGEKFKAEVVEVKQSEGPIKSSDVLAKFDSEDFSFNFTVNENNEPIISDVVFKKQEGTIIVAEETTNTSVTPITGTYKCTNCQDQDSPLNGIVLNNDERTFNMLLTTADGTTNINIQALVVSLEETKVVTQQTCTTNSDYTFCVYRSGENGTNQNLEWSGVHRYTSNQTSGERCSTLAGNFDLNYENFGSIEGEFKSDSTCPNKTYFISKSGNDGNTGLSPDDAWQSIEKLNNLKINPGDKVLFKGGEEFSGNIYLDSGDANNSANPILISSYGTGRAKINAGNEYGIYAYNTSGIRVDNLIIEGSGMNTNTNSGIYFYNDLPGDVKLDLIEVTNTEVYGFREFGIVIGAYNGNSGFTNVLIENNKVHDCLDVGISSFGYFSSSKTGYAHSNITVRNCEVFNIKGYNKNKHSGNGILLSDVQKSVIEHSTVYDCGSGNTNCGGPVGIWYWDSDQVTIQFSEAYNISSGTGCDGGGFDMDGGVTNGIMQYNYSHDNDGAGFMVGQFTGARPMKNITIRYNVSENDAATNGGSVYLFNGNNGTMSDIHVYNNTLYLSEQSTNTTSANIKYIYWKPVKDNINFYNNILYAANGADLVSIPSGYDGYFAGNLYYSSSSFNIAYKGQNYTSLEDFRSSGNEVYNGTNSGIQADPLLNDAGNGGIIGFGNSISNLNAYLLQSTSSAINGGVGLNNTGSRDYFGNLVGNTNDDIGAHQVDSTVKSSEVATK
- a CDS encoding BCCT family transporter, producing the protein MKLALNTLLKNKVFSIPAILLLLSSILIILFTDEFYNSIEIISLWVREYFGAFYLWLGLGCVFFLLIVAFSKFGKIRLGKSPPEFDKLSWIAMLYSAGMGAGILLRAVQEPVFMYLNPPIATGESPEIISLEYTFYQWGFTAWAFYGLFALVIGYSIFVEKSDVRLSSGFSAFKQNSFLPSFIDILTILTTVIGLVAAIGLGTTQIEGGLSHIESRQPGSLWQNMGLVFLTCSLAFFSAWAGVSKGIKRISNWNIYIALILMLFVFLTGNISEILLNFFRSFYHYILEFIPLSLASGNYNPGKEFLTDWTYYYWAFWLAWAPFTGIFIARISKGRTLREMILGVLLIPSIGSFFWFSVFGTSAFELIESWNSYNDEFGNVFTSMFVFFESYPFPFVTSFIVMILLISFLVTSVDSAIFVLSMFTDNGKQEPRKRYRLAWAILILIFCEAIIILGQVKPNSNVLTAMQKLLIITSLPFAIFSLLLVILFTRKIFRKRNSYKK
- a CDS encoding SDR family oxidoreductase; its protein translation is MRILVTGANGYIGMRLLPQLLEQGHEVICAVRNKNRFTSNEELKEKVEIVELDFLKDHKAPEKIKDIDVAYYLIHSMTASTKDFDKQEAEAAKNFNKMMAETSVNQVIYLSGIINEEKLSKHLKSRKAVEEILYKGKFHLTVLRAAIIVGSGSSSFEIIRDLCEKLPVMVTPKWVKTKSQPIAIRNIIQFLTGVIGNEKCYDKSFDVGGPDVLTYQEMMEQYAEVRGLKIWIIGVPFMSPKLSSYWLYFVTSTSYKLAQNLVDSMSVEVITSDTRLQELLNIDLIPYKEAIKLAFYKIEQNEVISSWKDSLSSGRFRKELNKYVQIPKYGCLQDKKSVKVDDPEETLERVWAIGGLNGWYYGNWLWKVRGYLDKLAGGVGLRRGRTNPNKINAGDSLDFWRVLLADKEEKRLLLFAEMKVPGEAWLEFKIDDKNVLHQNATFRPKGLLGRAYWYAMYPFHFFIFEGMINRIAKGGKKT
- a CDS encoding MarC family protein, giving the protein MELFIYVFAALFSVINPLGTVPIFVGLTKEDTKAERSKTSILTAVNIFVILLISFFTGRYILNFFGISLDSLRIAGGLIITTSGFALLTGSFSKHKGMDKPKVKEDAYQRDGVSLTPLAIPMLAGPGSISFLIGLYQEYQSWNDKLIAVAAIFGVCLATLLVLRSSHYIVAILGASGINAISRIIGFIVIAIGVEYISSSLMNILNNVFN
- the argS gene encoding arginine--tRNA ligase; translation: MNIEQILASKVNEAVKKHYEVEPENIEFQPTRKDFEGDITLVVFPMLKQIKTNPAQLAENIGKYLEKEVDEVATYNVIQGFLNIVISDKYYINFFNEVKDREDFGILLPQSDASGIMVEYSSPNTNKPLHLGHIRNNLLGYSVSEILKAAGNEVYKVQVINDRGIHICKSMVAWQKFGNGETPESTGLKGDKLVGNYYVKFDQEYKKEIAQLQEEGKSEDEAKAGAPIFVEAQEMLRKWEANNPEVVKLWSTMNQWVYDGFEKTYDALGVDFDKNYYESETYLLGKDNVQKGLEEGVFFKKEDGSVWIDLSDEGLDEKIVLRSDGTAVYMTQDIGTAIQRFADFDINQMVYTVGNEQEYHFKVLFLILKKLGYDWADALYHLSYGMVDLPSGKMKSREGTVVDADDLIKEMAETAKNISEELGKLDGYSETEKEELYRIIGLGALKYYILKVDPRKRILFNPEESVDFQGNTGPFIQYTYARIQSILRKAEFDTSADLANDFSFHEKEKELIKQVQLFPKTVALAAENHSPALIANYTYELVKSFNSFYQNVQILGIENEAEKVFRVQLSNLVANVIKSAFKLLGIEVPERM